Within the Thermoanaerobaculales bacterium genome, the region GCTGAAGGTAGAGTACCTCGCCTCTTGTCTCAACCAATGGATGCTGAAGTCCCCATCGATAGCCCCTTCTACAGGGAGCAAAGCCCCCCCAAAAGCACCTCCGAGACCAAGGAGGTGGCCCTTCAGCAATTCATGGCTCAGAAGCGACAATTTGTCCGCGAAGCTTGTTCTTTCCGGTTCCGGCGCCAGCTGTGCTTGCCGTTGCGGGATGCGGACATCGTCGATCTCTTGCCGAGCAAAGACCTTCGCTCCGAGGAGATCCCTAGACTCTTCTCGTACGTACCACACACGCTCACCTACGCAACAGTGCCGCCTGGCCAGACTGCTGAGGCGGCCAGTTTTGCGGAAGTTGATTTCGAGGGAGTTGTGCAGGCGATCGCTCACACGCGGGAACGACTGGTGGTACTGGTGGAGGCGAAGGCTGGTTTTGGCAAGACCACCTTCATGTACAGGCTCGCGCATAAGTTGGCATGCCGCGGAGGAGGCGCCCTTCCACTGCTACCGGTGCGGGTGTTTGAGAAGGGTCGTTCGGAATCGCCTGTCAACTGGTCGGAACTTCTAACCCTCGGAGTCCGTGACCTGAAGCAGCTCTCAGGTGACGAGATCCGTCGTGAGGACGTTGAATCGATGATGAACGATGGTCACGCCGTCGCCTTTGTAGACGGCCTTGACCAGCTCCCTGACGGCGCTGGAATGCTGGTCAGGGGCCTTCCACCAGCGACGAAACCCATCAAAGTGGTGGCCTCGTGTCGTCAAGAGGCGCACGCGATCGCCGACCACGGTTGGACGCATGTGCTCCGCCTGGGCGCTCCGTCCGAGGAGGACTTCTCCCAGAACGTACCCAAGGAACACCAAAACCACCTGGAGGCCTGCCTGGGCGATGACGATCCGAGGAACCCGTTCATGCTGCACATCGTCAGGGTTCTGGATTGTAGGAAAGATCCACTGCCTCCTCTAGGGGGTGTCACCGAGCTACTCGACAGCTATCTCGCGTTCCTTTTCGCCTGGGCCGAGGCGAAACTCACGGGAAGAGACGTCAAAGAAAGGCCTGAAGGTCTCACCCGCGAGCAACGCCTCGCACTCGGCGTGCTCGGGCTCACCAGCTTACGATACCGGCCCCGTGGTGCGGCTACTGAGCAACGCATTGACAAGGAGGCCTTCGATGTCGCCCGCGACCTGGCCAGGCAGCTGGCCGTGGACGCGGACTGGTCGTCTCAGGCGGTGGACAAGGTATTCGACTACAGCCGAGAGCACGCTGACCTCGTATACATTGCCCGCGAGACGTTCCTCCGGAAGCAGAAGACTTTTCTGTTCCACCACCAGCTGTTGCAGGAGTATCTCGCCGCCCTGGGGACGGTTGATGAGCTCGGTCGGGAGATAGGAGGAAGTGGAATCGGTGACAGGGGCGTGGCCGCGTTGCAGTGCGTGGCCAGGATCTTCGGCGAGGTTATCCGTCCACGGCCTACGAGGGCCCCGGCGTCGCCGTCGCCGGGTGTCGAGGCCATCGAGCACCGCGTCCATAGCCTGCGATACGTCGAATTCGTCGCTCGCCTACTCGGGCAGACGGAGAGCCCCATACAGGCCGAGATCAGGGCGAGCCTCCTGAAGTTGATTCCTGTAGCAATCTTGGAGGGGCGCGTCTGCAAACACGCCGCGCTCGATCAATGTGTGTCGGCGATGCTCCTGCGCTTGCGGGACGAGATGGTGGCCCACGACAAAGGGTTGATCGCGTGGGCCGAGGAGACGGCGGGGCGCGCTGCGGAGGGTGAACGACTCAGGTTGTCCAAAGCAAAGTTAGAGGGCAGGCCAGACACGTTTGTTATCTTGAGCGAGCCCGACGAAATCGCACAGATCGAGGCATTGCAGCCCGGCGACGACGAGCTGAAGGAGATGGAACAGCGGATGCGGGAGCAGGAGCCAGTACGCGGATGGACGGTGGAGTCCATCGATCATCTGGTGGTGGCAACCACGGGTGACGGCGAGCGGTGGTTTCTTGTGCCACCGGGTCGTTTTGTTGCTGGAGGAACGCGGTCTTGGTCCGAGTTGCCGGTCCGAGCGGAGGAGACGAGGGCTTTCTTGATAGCTGAGCGCCCTGTGTCGAATGGGCAGTTCGAGGAGTTTGTTGGTTCCGGGTACGCTGACGATCTTGGCGACGAGTGTTGGACGCCATTCCGGGATGAGGCACGCGCGGCCCTCTTTGGGCGTAGCGAGCCACCCTGTTGGGAAAAGAGATCCCATATTGACCATTCTGTCGGAGGAGTTAGCTGGTTCGAGGCAGCGGCCTACTGTCGTTGGCTAAGTCGAAAACACGGAGGTGCCGGGGCTAGTGGACGCTACCGGTTGCCTTCTGAAGGTGAGTGGGAAAAAGCCGCGCGCGGGCTCTTCGGGAGGACTTGGCCGTGGGGTTGTCTGTGGAAGGAGGACCTCGTCTGGGCCAGCAATCTCAGCCCATCGCCTTTCGGTATTCGAGAAACCACAGCAGGCCTCCCGGAATGGACGCGCTCTTCCTGGAAGGAGCAGGGATTCGGCGAGGAAGTCAGCGTTGTGAGCATGACCGGCGGGATATCCGCACGCGGCGGTGTCACGAACCACGGAGGTGTTCGGTGGTGCGCGTTTCGATTCAGGGCCGAGGCTTGGGGATTGACAACACTTCTCGGCTTCCGTTGTGTTCGCGAGGTGGATGAGTCCGGCTGATTCTCTCTTACGATTCCTGGTCTCCTCTGACCGGGTGCCTGTTGCTTTGGCTCTGGTCAGCACGTCTTGTCTGGGTCGTCGTCGCGTCGAGGGCTTAGAGGAACGGGATGGCACCACCCTCGACAGCAGCCTATGGTCTGCGAGCTTCGCCGGCTGTACTGCGAAGGGGGCCGTACTCGCAGCGAGGTGGTGGCTCCGGCAATGCACAGTATATCGTCGTTCGTGAGACAGTGGTTGCGATGTTCCTTGCTCGGATTCCCTGTTTGACGGGCCGCGCTGGGAGGTTGTTGGTGGCTGACTTCGGGGTGTTCGGCGACTTTTCCTCGTTCGCCGTCGGGATGGGAATCGACGAGTGGGCTCGGCGATCGGGGCAGTACAAAGGGGGATTGCCTGCCGAGTGCGGCCGGTTCACGGCGTCAGCGTTCGGTGGCGCTATTGGGACGGTGTTCGGCGGCCCTCTCTTGGGGATCGCGCTGTCCGCCTTCGGCCATGCGGTCGGGCACTTGGTCGATGACGAGGATCTCGAAGAGGCTGAGCGTTGCCGGGAACGCAACCGCAACTATGCACGGATGGGCGAGGAGTTCGTCAGCGCCCATTGCGAGTGCGGCTGTCACCCGAGCATCGAGATCATCGACTGGGGAGAGCTCGGCAACGACGTGTACGGGATTGCGTACTACTGCCACACATGCGACGAACGAAAGGTGTTTGTATTTCGGGGATCGTATGCGCGACGGTATTACGGACGGTGACCCACCCCAGGCTCGCTGTCCCTGGTCGCTGAGGAGACACCTTCACGGCGTGACAGTGCATTTGATCGCGTGCATCCGCCCGGAGAGGGGGAACGCCCATGCGCCGATCGTGTGAACCGTTGCGTCAGCCGGGTCGAGACCCGCAATCAGCATGACAGGACACCGGGTCAGGTACAGGGGCGCCTGCGCAATCCCGACGAGCGCGTCGATATCCGTTACGCTCGGCTCGGGATGTGACTCGAGATGCGAGTGCCACTCACCGACGTACTGGCACTGATCGCCGAGCTCGGCGGCGGCCTGCTCGAGCTCGGCCTGTACGTACGCCACGTCCCGACTGCAGCCAGTTGCCGAGCGCTGTGCACGCGGCCCTGGCGGCGTCGCGCGCAGCACGACCGCCTCGCGATTGCTGGTGTGGTGGCCGAGGAGGATGCCGCACGTTTCTGCGTCGGGCGAGCCTTCCGCGAGTCGGACGATCTGTTCATGGGCAGTTGGCGTGAGTCGGACCGTGGTGATTTCGGGTTCCTGACAGGCGATGCACGCGGGATGCGGCAGGTTGGTCGTTCGCGCAGTGGAGAACGGGCCCGCAAGCCCTGGGTGAACTTCGGGAGCAGGGTCACGGGACCAGAGCCAATGGTTCCAGTTCTCGTCGTCACCAGCGAGCTGGTCCAGCGCGATCCGGGCGATGAGCGCGGCGAGTGCTGCGAGATCGACGGCGCTCGCGGGGATGACCGGCCGTCCGCACTCATGCACGAGGATATCGTCGAGCTCCTCCCTGATCGGAATCCAGCCTGGGGATTGTTGATCTGAGGGTGCGGCTGCGTAGGACGCGAGGCATGCCTTGCACGCATCCCGGCCGGGACGGACGAGAAAGACCCTCCCGAGCGCGCCGCGACGGAGCGCGCGTCCATAGAGCACAGGCTGGTTCTGGAGGAGTGCGATCTGGTTGATGGCGGTCTCAACGCTCTCGTCAGCAGTTGTCACAATCGTGATATCCGCCCCGCTCATGAAGGAGGCAGCGTTGTCGAGCGAGCTCACGATCGAGCCGAACACCGGCTGCACGCGTACCGTTGGGTTCACGGCACGGAGCCGCTGCTCAACAACCGCGACCTTGGGGCGCCCGAAGCTGGTGAGGCCGCCAATGTGGCGAGCGACGTTGCCCGTGGCTATCCGGTCAAGGTCACAGAGCCGGAAGGCGCCGACACCGGCCTGGCCGAGGAGCTCGGCCACCTTGCTACCAAGTGCTCCGAGCCCAATGAGCGCGACCGTCTTGTCTGCAAGCCGGGTGGGGACGACGCCGGTGTTGCGCAGCTGGAGTGTCGCTGGCCGGAGGTTGTGTGTGCGGAGACAGAACGCCTGGGCATCTTCGAATCTACGGCGTTTCTCGGCATCGCGCTGGACGACGAGGTGGTCCCTGTCTGGTCGTTCGTGCTGAACGAGGCACACGACCAGCCATGCTGGTTCGGCGCTCCTGTCGGGATAGCGGAAGGCCAAGAAAAGGCGCTCCTGGGTCGTGAGATCAGCGCCGAGTGCCTTTGCGAGTGAAGGCCACGGATCGTCCTTGGCGCTCGCGAGAAGATTGAGAACGCCAGTGCCGTTGTGGAATGGCTGTGGCTCTTTAGTGAGCTGCCACCAATGGCCGTGCGCGCACGGCGGTCGTTCGCCAGAATAGTCGGTGCATGCGAGGGCGACCGGGTCCCAGAATTGCTCCTGGATCCAGGGGTAGAGGAGCGCGACGTCTGTACGAGCGTCGATGGGTTGGATGACCGGTCCTTCCACGGTGAGGCTCGTCATGATGAACGCGCTGAGCTCTGGTCGCGCGGAGTCGTACTCGCGGTAGAAGTCGGGCACCATGTAGAAGCGGCCCTGCTCGCCCAGATCGTCGCGATAAAACGTTCTGCTGAGGAGGACGTCGCCACCAGGGCAGAAGTGCTGTTCGAGTTCGCTGTCGGGCGCGTCTCGCGGGAAGTGGCCGGTCTCCAGCCCGAGTAACCACCGTTCGGCCCGTTGAAGGCTGGTGACGCCATCGATGATGTCACCACCCGGGTTACGGGTCTCTCGTTGGAACAGGCAGAGTGCGCCGTCCGCCATCTGGTGACGCCGGTCGAAGAACCGCGGCGGCGGCCTCATCCCGACCTGGCCGACATCGGTGAACGTTGCTGGCTGGGTGAGGGGGGTGACGATCGGCTTCTCGTACGGTGTCGCTGCGGGATAGCACAAGACGACGGGGACGCGCTTTCTGCCGCCGGGCGGGCGGATGCGGAGTTCGCCGTAGAGCGCGAGTGTTCCGTCTTGGAGAGCTCGTTCGTCTGCTTGGAATGTTGGGTACGCGCGTGCGAGCCTCTGCCGTTCCTGGACGTACCAGCCTGGGTAGAGCGTAATCCAGGAGCGGCCCACCTTATGATCCCATGGGGCGGTCGTCGATGCGCGTGGTGATGATCAAGGGGCCTGTTCGTCCCATACCACTGTTACCGTTGAGCCCATAGTGGTCGGCAAGTCGTCCTTTGTCGTCGGTGATCGCGTAGGTGCCGTCGCGGTAGATGTCGGCGATGAACGTGTACCGGTGCTCGCCCGTGTGGAGGATGTTCTCAGGGCCGACCTGGTCGGCGTATCTTTCGAGCGCATCGTCGTGTGGGTGGCCATGCGGGCTGTCGCCCCTGTGTGGTGCCGAGACCACGACGTACGTGGGTGCGATGGTCTCCAGCGCTGCAAGGTACGGCTCGTCCGCCTCGTCGTGCTGGAAGAAGGTCCGGGACCCATGATGCGGCGCGGAGAGGATTGCGGCTCTGAGGTGATTCTGGTGATAGTTGGCGATGTGGTGTTCCCATGCGTCCCGGTCAGCGTCGCCCGTCAGCATTATCCAGGTTGGCTCGTGCCCGATCTTCAGGACGACGCAGTGCTCATGGATACGCCGATACCTCCGCTCGGGATCCTCGCCGGCGATGTCATCAGTCACGTACGCTGCGGGGGCGAGCGTGTAGCAGGTCGCCTCGCCGATTGCACGGGGCGTCCGGCTGCCACGGAGTGCCTCCGGGGTTCCTCCCTGCCGCGTGACGGTCCCGATCAGGTCCTGCAACGCACGGTACGCGTCCTCGTGCTTCCTGCCGGGCGTGTGGCCGGAGTGCCAGACCGCGTCTACCTGCACCGCTTCCGATAGGCGCGCAACGCCGCACAGGTGGTCGTTGTGCGGGTGGGTGTTGACGAACACGCTCAGCGAACCGCCTGCCAACAGGTCGTGCATCAGGCGCGGGACGTCGATGCCGTGGCGCGTCGCGTCGCAGTTGATGTCCACGAGCATGGTTTGATAGCTGCCAGTGTCGGCCGCGAGGACGATGGTGCTCTCGCCCTGGCCTACGTACAGGAAGGCGACCCGCACAATGATCTCCTCGTCGGACGGCCAGAGAACCTCTCTCGCAATCATCAACTGACCTCCGCCATCTAGATCAGTTTACTGCACCGACGCAGCTCGTTTCCGATCTCTCGTTGGCCGAGGGAAGAGCTTCTTGGGCCTGCCAGAAACGCGAAGCGTGCGCCGGCGGCAACTGCCCGGGCCGCAGCCGACCATCCAGATACCCTTGCCTGTGCAGTTCCAGGTGCATCTGCGACCCGCCACGCATCTTTCGACCCCCCGAACTCCAACTGGTTCCCTTCCTGGGTGGTTTCGAAGGGACGGTGTTTGTACCCGGAGTGACCGGTGCGAGAATGAACACAGCAGGGTTCAGGCCACAGTGTTGCAGCGTGATGCCGGCGATCAGGCATTGGCGTCACGGAGGGTACCTGCGGCGGGAACGCGCAAGACCCGCCGCGTCCCTCATAGGAGGTGGCGATGCACGCAACGAAGAAGCGCCCCCGTCCCCGGCTGGATGCCCTTCCCGACCCCGCGGATTTCCGAGACCTGTTGTTCATTCCGACGTTGATCGAAGTCCCGACGCGGATCGACCTCAAGGACCATGTCACGCTGGGCGTGCCGATCCTCGACCAGGGATCGGAAGGCGCGTGCACCGGGTTCGGGCTCGCCACGGTGGTGCACTCCCTGCTGCGCCGGCGACGGGTGGAGCAGGACTGCGACGCCGTCAGTCCGCGCATGCTCTACGAGATGGCACGGCGGTACGACGAGTGGGAGGGGGAGGACTACGACGGCTCGAGCGCTCGCGGCGCGATGAAGGGATGGCACAAGCACGGCATCTGCTCGGACGCCGTGGCTCCCTACGCACCAGGCGACAGCAAGTGGGAGCTGACCCCCGAGCGTGCAGCGGACGGCGTGCTTCGCCCGCTGGGGGCGTACTTCCGCGTCAACCCCAAGGATCTAGTAGCGATGCATGCGGCGCTTGCCGAAACCAAGATCCTCTTCGCGACGGCCGTGGTGCACGCCGGGTGGGACCAGCCTGACGCAGCGGGCCTGATCATCCCTTCGACGGACGAACGCGGCGGGCATGCGTTCGCCGTGGTGGCGTACGACGCCGACGGCTTCTGGATCCAGAACTCCTGGGGAGAGGAGTGGGGACGCGGCGGTTTCGCGAAGGTGACGTACGACGACTGGCTGGAGAACGCGATGGACGTTTGGGTGGCGCGACTGGGCGCGCCGGTGAAGATCCGAACTGCCGTGTCGAGCGCGATCGCATTGTCGGCGCCAGCGGGCGAATCGGAGGCCTATGCCGCGTGTGACGTCCTGCCGCACGTGGTGAGCATCGGCAACGATGGCCGCCTCCGCAGCAAAGGGCAGTACGGCACCTCACAATCCGACGTCGAGCGCGTCTTCCGGCAGCAGATACCCGGCACCACCGACGGGTGGACGACACGCCGCGTGCTGTTGTACGCGCACGGCGGCCTCGTCGCCGAAGACGCTGCGATCGCCCGGCTGATGGAGTACCGCCCGCCGATGCTCGCCAACGAGGTCTACCCCGTCGCCTTGGTGTGGAAGACCGACTATTGGACGACGCTGAAAAACATCCTCCGGGATGCGGTGCGGCGGCGGCGGCCGGAGGGCTTCATCGAATACACAAAAGACTTCCTTCTCGACCGCCTCGACGATGCGCTTGAGCCCCTGGCTCGAGCGCTCACGGGCAAGCTGCAGTGGGACGAAATGAAAGAGAACGCCCGGCTGGCGATCGGTGACGGCGGAGCGCTCGACCTCGTGGCGGCGGAGCTTGCGACGCTCGCCAACACGTTCGAGAACCTCGAGATTCACGTCGTGGGCCACAGCGCCGGCAGTATTCTGCTCGGGCCGCTCGTGCGGCTGCTGACCGAGCGCGACATGATCAAGGACGGAGAGCTTGACGGCCGCAAGGGTCTCGGCCTGGACGTGGCGAGCTGCAACCTCTGGGCACCAGCATGCACCCTGGACCTCTTCCGCAGGCTGTACCTGCCGGGAATCGACTCGGGCGCGATCCACCGATTCGCGCTCTACACTCTGACCGACGCGGCCGAGCAGGACGACAACTGCGCGAACGTGTACCACAAGTCACTGCTCTACCTGGTCTCCAACGCGCTCGAGCGCCGCGCACGGATCCCCCGGGTTCGCGACGGCGAGCCGGTCCTGGGGATGGCCAAGTTCGTTGGGTCCGACGCCGATATGACCAAGGTTCTCGGGCGTCCTGAATGTGACTGGGTCCTGTCGCCCAACGACCTTGGCGAGAACTCACAGCGGGCGGCAAGGGCCACCTCCCACGGCGGGTTCGACGACGATCCCGCCACACTGCGCTCCACGCTGAAGCGGATCATCGCGGCGAGCCCGAGCCGTAGCGAGTTCGTCTTCACCTCAGGCGCCTCGCGCCGCCGAGAGAAGCGGCAACTCCTGAGCGGGATGGAGGGCTAAACGCGAAACTGCCGCCTCGGTGTGGCGGTCGGTGTCTCAGGGGCGCTGTCGGACGGTCCCCTTTCTCTGGGCGCATCCGCAGCCACGCCCTTCCCCAGAGGCCCGCCTATTAAGGTACTCTGGGTAGGGCCGAGATCCGCCGGCCGGCGGGATCGCAGCCCACGCCGACGACCGAATACGCCAGGGCTCGTACGGAGAAGAAGTCGATGAGACGACCGGGGTTTCCGCTCAACAACGCCCGCTACTGCGGGAATACCACCAAGAAAGAGGTTCACGACCTCGACAACGAAACGCTGCAGTGCCAGATCGACGAGATCATCAGGGCCGGTCACGCTCGCGCGTACACTTCGCTCCAGGAAGCGATCGCCGCAGGCGACGACCGGTGCGCTTACTGTCTCGGCGGCAGCCTGCGGTAGTCCGGAGGAACACCATGGGCAGAAAGAACCAGCACGTTGTGCCCCACGACGAGGGTTGGGCCGTCCGGGGCGAAGGCAACAGGCGGGTGACGAGCACCCACTCCACCCAAGCAGAAGCGATCGACGCCGCGCGCGAGATTGCGGTCAACCAGCAATCGGAAGTTGTGATTCACGGGCGGGACGGGCGCATCCGCGACCGGGACAGCTACGGCAACGATCCCTTCCCGCCGAAGGACCGCAAACACTAACTCGTTTACCGCCGAACTCGGCACCGCCGGAGGCACACTCCAAGGCGGTGCGGCGTGCGAGACCGGCATCCCGACGCGACCGCAGCGCCGGCGGTGCCGTCGGGTCAGAGGCCTTGCTCCAACCGCCCCAAGAAGCCATCCCTCAGACCCCCATCCGTGCACGGGATGGCTCCTAGCGATCACGTGCGCCATTCACCGTGCTGATCGCCGATGTCGGAAATCAAGGAAGGCGGGGAAACAAAACCCTGTCCGAACTCGCGATAGGCCGTTATTGCTGGCGCAACGGAGCCGCATCTGGGTTCGCGACCCTGTGCTATCTTCAGGGAGCGGAACCAACGCTGAGTCAGGCGAAACACACTGTCGTCGCTGCGGAGGTGCGGTCATGGCGTTCGACGTGGGAAGCATCGTGATCAGCCGGGGGAGAGAGAAGGTCAAGGACTGGATCGGGATCGACAAAAGCTGGGACGCCGCAGACAGCCTTACCGTGCTGCGCGGGTTTTTCGAGCAGCAGCCCCAACGGGATCGGGTGCGGGTGCTGATCGGCGATGCGGGGCCGGGTTACGTCAAGAGGACGGCAATCTTGGAGATCGCCGAGGCGACGCTCGCCGACGCGGGGACTGGCGCCACCGGTGTCGGGCTCCCGGGAACGAGCAAGCCGCGGTTCCTCGTCTACCGCTGTCGAGAGAAGACGTGCAACCAGGTGCTGTTCCTCGCGGCGAAACCCGCGGGTGACGTGTTGTGCCCGCAGTGCAAAAAGGAGATGCAGCGGGAGCAGACGCTGTGAAGATCGAAGACCTGACCGGAAACAAGGTCGCGTCGTACCTGCCCTCGCTGGCGGTGGTGGCGGTGTGCGGCGCCCTGGTGCTGGCCGGGGCCGTCGAGGGTGCGCCGTCGACGGCGCGTTTTCTCGAGGTCTGGAAGGAGCCGGGCGCGGTCACGCTCGGCGCCGGAGCAGTGGCGCTCGTCATACTCGGCCTGCTCGTGCAGCCGCTCGAAATCAAGCTCGTGCGCCTGCTGGAGGGGTACTGGGGCAGCGGAGCGATTGGGTTGCGCCTCTCGCGGTGGGGCGTCCGCCGAGCGAGGGTGAAGCGGGACGCCATCCGAAGCGTGGTGGCGACCCCGAAGGGGCCAGCGGAGCTCTCACGGGAAGACCTCGCCCGGATCGCGGGCGCAGCTCGCGAGCTGCGCGAGCGGCTCCCCGAGAGGGACGACCGGCTGCTGCCGACGGCGCTCGGCAATGCGCTGCGGGCGGCAGAGGACAGCGCCGGCGAGCGCTATGGACTTGATACGGTACTCGCGTGGCCACGGCTGTACTTCGTGCTCTCGGACCGCATGGTCGAGGTCCTCGGGTCGCAGCGGCTGCAGCTGGACGTCAGCTCCAAGCTCACCGCGGCCTTCCTGCTCATCGCCATCATCACCGCCAGCATGCTCGCGACCGACGGATGGTGGCTTCTGCTTCCGGCCGCGAGCCTTGTGCTCTCGCGGGTGGCGTACCGGGGCGCGGTCGAAGCAGCCGTCGCCTATGGCGAGACCATTCGCGCCGCCTTTGACCTCTATCGCTACGACCTGCTCAAGGCGCTCGGAATCGCACGCCCATCCGATGCCGTGGCGGAGCGCACGGTCTTCGAGCAGCTGAGCGAATTCCTCTACTTCGGGCCGCTGGATCGGGACGAGGACCTCACCGCCGGGGGCTAGGTGCCCCGCTCAGCAGGTACGTTGGCTGTGTGTACCGAAAAGCCGGTGTGCCGCCATGACGGCAGCAGCTCGCTGACGCTCACCGACGACTTTGACCACGAGCAGCCGCAGCACTCGTGGAGCAGCTCAGTAGAGCGTTCGTCGAGGCAGGGCACCGCAACCCGGTTCCAGTCGCGCGACCGGGCGCCGCGTAAGGCAAACACTCGCGAAGACTGCGCCCCTATTGTGAAGGCGACTTATCGTTCTTTGGTACGCTCGTAATCGTGTCCGTCCAGAACGTGATTGCGTTCGGGCTGCTCGCCATGATGATGGTCGTGTGGATGAACCTGATCCGTCGTCTGTTCCGCCGCTCGCAGAAAGGCTCAGAAGAGCTCGCCAGCCTGCAGAGAGCGCGGCGAGAGCTTGAGCAGCAGTTCCTCGATCAGGACAATTGGGCGAAGCCGCCCAAGGCGTGACAGATGAGTGCCAATCGCCTTCCGGACCTCGTTTTTCGGTTTTTCTCGCTCTGCGGTCGGGGCGGCGAGGTTATGGTGTCGCGGCTGTTCGTCCCGAGTTATCGCCCGGCCTCTATTAAGCGTGCGTGCGTTCCTCCTATGTGTACACGTAGTCGTGTTCCGGCATCGCCGCATCCTGGAGGGAGAACGTGTCGCACAGGCCCGAACTGAAGGTGTGGAGCACTCGTGCGAGATCGGCCGCGATTGCACGTTCTTCGTCGTGTTCGCGTCCAACGATCGTGTTCAGGTGCTCCCAATTGGAAGCGACGGCCTCCATCGTTGGCGGAAGATCCGCAACGAAAGCGGTCAATCGGTCCAGCGTGTCCAGGGCGACGAGATCCGCTCGATCAGTGATGTCCGCGAGTGCGTGCTGGTAGGCGACGATCCAATCTCCAGATTCGAATGTCTGCGCGAGGGTGTGGTCAAACCATGCCGCTCGCAGCCGTTCCACCAACCCCCGAGGGTCCGAGTTCCGGAAGCTGTAATGGAGCGTCACAAAGAGCGCCAGTGCGTCCATTCGGGGATCCAGGAGGTCGTAGTCGGGACGTGTCGCTGTCCCCGTGAGTCGATGCGCCTCCAAGAGCCGTCGTTCGAGGGCGGTGCCCGCGAGCGGCATCGCCTTGGCGAACGAGATCGGAACGCCGCCGAGATCGGCGACCTCTCGCAGAAAACGGAGGTTGGCGCGGAAACCCTCGACCGTTGTGTCAGGATCGATCAGCATGAATCCCATGTCATAGGCCAGACCAAGGTCTTTGAGGGTCAGGAGTGCCGCCATGTTCTGCTCTACCGTGCAGCGTTTGTTCAGCGTCGCCAGACCTGCAGGGTGTCCCGACTCGATGCCTACATAGACACTCACAAGCCCTCTATCCCGACACCGAGCAAGTATGTCGTGATCGACGTCATCAGCGCGACACGAGATCTTCCACACGATCCTGTCACTCAATCCCGCTTGATCGAGGTTGCGG harbors:
- a CDS encoding radical SAM protein, with translation MDALFVGYESQENLGLRYIMAYLERQGFSSRLVAFRDQEPERVVAAAREFSPKLIGFSILFQYTLAEFRTVMQLLRGAGIAAHFTAGGHFPTLRPEQVLSELPELDTVVRFEGELTTKELLEHLRNPEQWCRILGLAFRNPDRVVVNAPRALVSRLDDLPWPVRDHNPTVVRGIRVATMLASRGCHFDCSFCSIRQFYGGAPGPLRRARSPNDVVAEMHHLYEQSGVRVFVFHDDDFAVKTQRQRKWIESFLRNLDQAGLSDRIVWKISCRADDVDHDILARCRDRGLVSVYVGIESGHPAGLATLNKRCTVEQNMAALLTLKDLGLAYDMGFMLIDPDTTVEGFRANLRFLREVADLGGVPISFAKAMPLAGTALERRLLEAHRLTGTATRPDYDLLDPRMDALALFVTLHYSFRNSDPRGLVERLRAAWFDHTLAQTFESGDWIVAYQHALADITDRADLVALDTLDRLTAFVADLPPTMEAVASNWEHLNTIVGREHDEERAIAADLARVLHTFSSGLCDTFSLQDAAMPEHDYVYT